In Acidobacteriota bacterium, the genomic stretch TACTGGTCCACCTTGGACTGAATCCAGTTGCGCAAGGGGACAAAGGCGAATCCGGCCACAACCACCGAGACCATGGCGTACCAATTGATGGACTGGGCTCCAGCCGCGTGGAACACCTGACTGACGATGGCCAGCAGCCCCAGATAGAAACCCACGTTGGCCAACGAGGCCAGCGTCGATGCCATCCCCTTCTTGAAGATGATGTCCACATCCATGAGGCGGAACTTGATGATGGCGTACCCGAAGGTCAACGGGATCAGCACCAGCGGCAGCACCGTGATCTCCATCCAGACCGTGGGAACGACTCCCATCCAGTAGGGAACGGCATAGACCAGGAAGAAGGGCAGGGTTCCGACGACGGTTCCCATCACGATCCACTTCATCTGCTGCCTCAGGATCTGGTTGGTGCTGGCCCAGTAGGTGTGGGCCAGAGCCAACATCCCCAGGACGAACAGACCGGCAAAGTGGAGCATGTGTAGCTGATCCAGCAGAATCCGTGTTCTCAGCGGCGCCTCGACCAGCAACAGGTTGAAAACGAACAACACCTGAATCCCAAGCAGCAGCAGGGCCGGCAGGTAGAGGACAACCTTGAGAGGGGTGTAACGTTCCAGGAACGACTTGGGGTGAGGGAAACTCAGACAGAAGTGGAGAAACAGCGGCGGCAAAAACAGCAGGCAAACGGCGTCCAGCCAATAGACCCCCCAATCGAAAACGTTCAGCTCTCCGGTGTAGGAAAAGGCAAAGACGCCGAAAGAGGCCAAACAGATGGTGTAGAAGTGCAAAGCCCCCTTGGCTTGCCATCTCCGCAGAAAAATAAAGACGCCGATGAGAAGATAAAGGAAGCCAACCGACTCCAGAAACCCTTTCAAGCGCAGATTGGCAGGCTGGGGTGTGATCACCAGGGTGGTGACGTAGCCGGCCCCGGAGCGTGTCAGGGAGTATTGCACTTTCGACCACACTCCCAGTTGGTCCAGCTCCTCCGAAACCTGCGTGGCTCGGGTGATCGGCCTGTCGTTGATGGCCACCAACAGGTCACCCTTGCGAATGCCGGCCTTGTCCGCGGCCCCTCCGTCCTCCACGATGAAGGCTTCCACGCCGCGAGTGGTCCTGATCCACCCGCTCCCGTCATCCGGCGTGACATGCTGCCGCTTCTGCCGGCTATTCTGGATGCCGATCACCGCCAGGCACGCGGTGAGAAGAACGATCAGAGTCGTCTTGAAGCCGAAATTGGCAACCATTGCCTTGCTCTAGGACAAAACCGGGGGCAGCCCGTTCAGAACTTGAGTCGGATGCCACCCCGCAACGACCGGGGGGTTTGGAGGAATTCGGAGTGTCTGGGCTCACCGGCAGCGTCCGTCAAATCGAACCGGTGCTGATCGAAGAGATTGTGGACATCGAGCTGGGCTTCCAGTTCGCCCGGAATAAACCGTCCCACGTAGGGTATGGACTGAGTCACCATGAGACTCAAGCCGGGAGCGGAACTCTCGAAGTACTCCTGATAGGGATCGATGACGGTGAGCGAAACGCCCGAGACATATCGATAGGTCGCGGCCACTCGTGTCCCGGAGGAATTCGCCTGAGCTTTCAGCCGGGCCACCATCACGTGGTAGTTCCTCGGCGTCAGGCCGAATGCTCCGTGGCCCCACTGCGTCCCTCCTCCAAAGGTATATCCCAGGTCCGAGCGCACGCCGTGACCCAGCCGACGCCCATAGGCGACGCGAACGCCCTTGGAGGAAGCCGGGACGATTCTGCGCGAGCCGGTCGCCGCCCAGGCCCTGCCCGGCGAAAATCGATCCGAATAGACACCCACGGCCAATTGAGTTTCGTTGCCGAACTCATGGTCAACCGTCATTTCCGTGTGGGTGGCTTCGGTTTGGCCCAAACGCATCTTGCTCCCGAACGGATGCAGGAAGGGAGATGAAAAGGAAAGCTCCTCTCCGGATTGGGATGGAGCCGTGCGATAGTGCCGCGGCATGGACTTGGTGCGAACGAACGCCACCTGGTAGCCGGAATGGGGCCTCATTCTCAATCCCCAGCGCGGCCGTACCCGTCGAGCCTTCACCGAGGGATCGGTAGCCTGGAGCTCCACCCCGTAAATCGCCGAGATGACCTCGGAAATAGCCACCTCGTCCTGGAAGTCCAGGTTGAAGAGATTGAGCCGCTGCAGGTGCCCCTTTTCGGATGGAACCTGCCGGTCCAAATAGGGGAAGCTGCCCAGGCTCACCCGCAACGACGGATTATGCCCCTTCAGGTTCTTCCACCGGATCAACGAGTCCAACTCGGTGTAGCCGCTCTCGGATACCGTTCCGGCCATCAACCACTGGGAGTTCGAATTGAGGTCCTTCACGAAGACGAACTCGGTAAAGGCGCCACCCAGGTCCAGCAGGTCCGGATCGGCGGAATAGGCGGTGGAGTAGACGTGAACCGATCCGTGCCATCCCTGGTCGGCCTGAGCCGACGCTCGGGGCGATTCCAGATCGAGCTCCAGGTCGGCACGCTGGCCGGTCCCCTGGAATCGCAAAATCGGCCGGGTGGAAGAAGCCATTCTCAACACCGAACCGATGTCCTCTTGCGGGGCGGAGGAACGATCGCCCGGCGCCCCCGGGGACAGGGTCTGGAGATAGAGATTCTGCAAGCTGAGGTTCAGGCGCTCCATCTTGCCGGCCACCACCTCGATGCCCGACTTCAAAATCGGCAGGTAGCTGGCCAGGCTGACGCTGAGAGCGTAGGAACCGGGCAAGAGGTTTCCGATCTCGAACTGACCGAATCCGTCGGTGGTGACTCTCTGAACCACTCGCGGGTTGAGGGTTCCCTGCATAACCGTAACCAGCACGCCTCCAAGCGGCGTTCCCCGCGAGTCCTTGACGAAACCGGAGATGTGCCCGTGGTCGTCCTGTGCCGCCGCCTGGGCGTGCAGGGCCCCTCCAACCAGCAGGGCAATGAGTAGCACGACAGTTGTGTGACCGATTCGCATCGAGCGTTTCCTCGTTTTCATTCTTCCAAACCCATGACGCTCCGGGGGGTAAACCCGCATGTCTCACCGGGGGGCGTGATCATGGCGCAGGCATTTCCCTCTCAGCGCGTGCTCGTGAGCGAAGAGCGTAGCGGCCACTACGGTCGAGCGAGCATGTGCGCGCTGAGGGGAAAAGGACAAGCCAGGGCGCCCCCAGCGCCGTCCATTTCCGCAAGCCGCCACCATCAGTCCGAAAAGGTTGAACACAAGAGGCCCTTCATAGTGTTTCCAGCGGCCCGGTGAGACATGCGGGTTTAGTGCACCTCGAAGCGACCGACCTGGACGACCGAGCGGTCCGACAACTTGTCGGTCACCTTGACCTCCAGGTGGTAGTGGCCGGGTTGCAGGGACTTGAGCGATACCTTCCTGGCCAAAGTCATCTGCCGGGAAGCACCCACCAGCTCCTGCTGGTCCTCCTGTAATCGCGCGATTTCCTCTTTATCTCTTCTGAAACGGTACTCTATGGCAGCCGAGGGCCGCTTCGTTTCCTGATCCAGGGTCAAGTTGTAAACCTGGAAGTAGATCCCAAGGCTCTGTTCCCGATTGAACTGCTCACTCACATTGGGATGGACCTTGGTTTCACCGATCACGAACATGCCCCTCCCCACCTGCCGGTCGGGAAGCTTCTCGATGCGGTCGGCCAGGATCAGAGTGCTGGTGGCCAGCCGGTCATCCTGATACTTGGGCACCACGATTCCGACGTACTCCGTTCCCACGTTGCCGCTGTTCAGGTCCTTGAGCACCAACTCCAGCTTGTAGCGGCCGGAGCGCAAGGGCACGGCACGCTGATAGCGGGATTTTCCGCCAAGGGTTTTCTTGAACAGCGAGCCGGGAACGTCCTTGACGACCGCATCCTCGAAGACCTGAACCACACGGCCGGTGATGGTGGACACCCTGCCGAAGATGTTGACCTGAGCCCGCTGAACGCCCTCCTGGTCCTTGAAGGTCAAATCCTTGTGGAGCAGCTCGATGGTGGTGAGCGTCAGCACGGTATCTTCGGTGATCCTCAGAAAGTCCGTCCGGGAGTTGAAGGGGAGCAGGTTGTAGGAGATCTTGGTGTTTACGACAGCCTCCAGGTCGGTAAACTTGACCTTGGGCGGGCGTTGCAGGGCCGCGTATTGGGAGAGGCGCTCGAACTGATTGTACCGCCGGCTCCGGCCGCCGGGGGAGGCCCCCAGAGCCATCCCCGACGGATCGGTGAAACGATCCGCCTTGCTGGCCATACCCATGCTCTCCATGGTGGTCAGCCCGGCGTTGGGCACATACAGCAAGGCATCCTTCTCGCTGGGATCCATGGTCAGGCGGTATTCGCCGGTCATGGTGGGGTCGACGAATTCGATCAGCACTTCATTGCCCAGGTCCGGCCCCTCCAGGTGGCGGTAGCGCCAGATTTCGAAGGGGTAGGTGCTGGTGATTCCTCCGCCTTCGTCAATGGGACGGGCGTAGCGGCCGCCGCCCGCATGGGACTCGATTTCGTCGGGAGGACCGAAGGTGATATAGATCCTCCCCCGATCCGTCAACCACCCCGGGGTCCCGGACGAGAATCGCTCATTGGCATAGGCGATGCGCCGGTAATGTTCATCCCTGGCCTCGTTCACGACCGTATCGGGATTGGGATCCCGCCTCAACCAGAACTGTTCGATGAACTGGTACCTTTCATCGTCGGTGGTCAGTTGCCGGAAGGCTTTCTTTTCTTCCTCCGTAATGATGTAACGGGCGTCTTCGCGAATCCACTTCTTGAGATAGCGATCCGAGGTTTCCCGCTTGAGGGATTTCTCCCGCTGCTCTTCACCCTGGGCTGCCTCCCCTGGGAGTCGACCCGCAATCAGAACCGCGGCCACCCAGCAGAAGAGGATGAACCGGCTTGGCTTGCGCACTCTCACGAACAGTCCTCTCAGTCCA encodes the following:
- a CDS encoding carboxypeptidase-like regulatory domain-containing protein, giving the protein MRIGHTTVVLLIALLVGGALHAQAAAQDDHGHISGFVKDSRGTPLGGVLVTVMQGTLNPRVVQRVTTDGFGQFEIGNLLPGSYALSVSLASYLPILKSGIEVVAGKMERLNLSLQNLYLQTLSPGAPGDRSSAPQEDIGSVLRMASSTRPILRFQGTGQRADLELDLESPRASAQADQGWHGSVHVYSTAYSADPDLLDLGGAFTEFVFVKDLNSNSQWLMAGTVSESGYTELDSLIRWKNLKGHNPSLRVSLGSFPYLDRQVPSEKGHLQRLNLFNLDFQDEVAISEVISAIYGVELQATDPSVKARRVRPRWGLRMRPHSGYQVAFVRTKSMPRHYRTAPSQSGEELSFSSPFLHPFGSKMRLGQTEATHTEMTVDHEFGNETQLAVGVYSDRFSPGRAWAATGSRRIVPASSKGVRVAYGRRLGHGVRSDLGYTFGGGTQWGHGAFGLTPRNYHVMVARLKAQANSSGTRVAATYRYVSGVSLTVIDPYQEYFESSAPGLSLMVTQSIPYVGRFIPGELEAQLDVHNLFDQHRFDLTDAAGEPRHSEFLQTPRSLRGGIRLKF
- a CDS encoding GWxTD domain-containing protein, which produces MRVRKPSRFILFCWVAAVLIAGRLPGEAAQGEEQREKSLKRETSDRYLKKWIREDARYIITEEEKKAFRQLTTDDERYQFIEQFWLRRDPNPDTVVNEARDEHYRRIAYANERFSSGTPGWLTDRGRIYITFGPPDEIESHAGGGRYARPIDEGGGITSTYPFEIWRYRHLEGPDLGNEVLIEFVDPTMTGEYRLTMDPSEKDALLYVPNAGLTTMESMGMASKADRFTDPSGMALGASPGGRSRRYNQFERLSQYAALQRPPKVKFTDLEAVVNTKISYNLLPFNSRTDFLRITEDTVLTLTTIELLHKDLTFKDQEGVQRAQVNIFGRVSTITGRVVQVFEDAVVKDVPGSLFKKTLGGKSRYQRAVPLRSGRYKLELVLKDLNSGNVGTEYVGIVVPKYQDDRLATSTLILADRIEKLPDRQVGRGMFVIGETKVHPNVSEQFNREQSLGIYFQVYNLTLDQETKRPSAAIEYRFRRDKEEIARLQEDQQELVGASRQMTLARKVSLKSLQPGHYHLEVKVTDKLSDRSVVQVGRFEVH